The following nucleotide sequence is from Thermoanaerobaculia bacterium.
CGAACAGGATGACGCCCGTGAACCGCTGGAGGGTGTACATCCAGTTCCGGCGGTACGACAGGTAGTTGGGAGCGGCGGTCGACGTGATGAACAGGCCATAGATCCCGTGGAAGAAGATCGGCACCATGATGACCGCGATCTCGAGGGCGAGCGCGAAGGGAAGGCGCTGCAGAGCGAGCGAGACTTCGTTGTAGTGTTCCGCGCCGCGGAGCGCCGAATAGTTCTCGTAGAGGTGGAACGCGAGGAACCCGCCGATCGGGACGATCCCCGTGAGCGAATGGATGCGGTGAAGCCAGAAATTCCGTTCTTCGGCCTTCGTCAGCATCGCTCGCCGCCGATCATACTTTCAGCAGGTCGCACAGCTCTTTCACCGCCGCGGCCGACTTCTGGAGCCCCGCCTTCTCGTCGGCCGACAGCTCGATTTCCATCACCTTCTCGACGCCCTTCCGGCCGAGCTTCACCGGCACCCCGATGAAGAGGTCTCGGATGCCGTATTCGCCCGCGAGCCTCACGGCGCACGGGAGGATCTTCTTCTTGTCCTTCAGGATGGCGTCGACCATTTCGACCACGGCCGAGGACGGCGCGTAGTACGCCGAGCCCGACTTCAGCAGGTTGACGATCTCGATTCCGCCGTTCCGCGTCCTCGTGACGATCTCGTCGATCTTCTCCTTCGGGAGGAGCTCGGTGATCGGGACGCCGGCGACCGTCGAGTAGCGCGGCAGCGGGACCATCGAGTCGCCGTGGCCGCCCAGGACGAACGCGTGCGTGTTCTCGACGGAGACGTTCAGCGCTTCCGCGATGAACCAGCGCATTCGCGCCGAATCGAGGATTCCGGCCATTCCGATCACCCGCTCGCGCGGGAGGCCGGTGACGCGCATCGCGACCTCGCACATGGCGTCGAGGGGGTTGGAAACGACGATGAAGATGGCGTCCCGCGAGTGGCGGAAGGCCTCCCGGCAGACGGCGCCGACGATCTCGGTGTTCTTGTGGAGGAGGTCGTCGCGGGACATCCCGGGCTTGCGGGCGAGCCCCGCGGTCACGACGATCACGTCGGACCCGGCGGAAATCTCGTAAGCGTTGGATCCGTTGATCTTCGCGTCGAATTTCTCGACGGGCGCCGATTCCATCATGTCGAGCGACTTTCCCTGAGGAAGGCCCTCGATCACGTCGATCAGGCAGACGTCCGCGATTTCGCGCTCGACGAGGCGCTGGGCGGCCGTCGCACCCACGTTTCCGCCGCCGATCACGGTCACTTTGTGCTGCATTCGCCGCTCCTTTTTTCCCGGTGCTCGATCTTATCGCGTGCGAGAAATTTTTCACAAGCAGTGCGTTTGCATCAATCGCGCGGGTTCCCCGGGACGCGCCGGGCGCAAAAAAAGGCGGCGATCGCTCGCCGCCGTTTCGATATCGAAGAAACCCGGTTCTAGTTCTCTT
It contains:
- a CDS encoding succinate dehydrogenase, which gives rise to MLTKAEERNFWLHRIHSLTGIVPIGGFLAFHLYENYSALRGAEHYNEVSLALQRLPFALALEIAVIMVPIFFHGIYGLFITSTAAPNYLSYRRNWMYTLQRFTGVILFAYILFHLWTTRFVNVAHHEDVNLFATMQGVVHNPWLLAFTILGILSATFHLANGIWSFSIVWGITQSPRSQRLMEYVSVVVFVVLSLIGVRAIFAFV
- the mdh gene encoding malate dehydrogenase, producing MQHKVTVIGGGNVGATAAQRLVEREIADVCLIDVIEGLPQGKSLDMMESAPVEKFDAKINGSNAYEISAGSDVIVVTAGLARKPGMSRDDLLHKNTEIVGAVCREAFRHSRDAIFIVVSNPLDAMCEVAMRVTGLPRERVIGMAGILDSARMRWFIAEALNVSVENTHAFVLGGHGDSMVPLPRYSTVAGVPITELLPKEKIDEIVTRTRNGGIEIVNLLKSGSAYYAPSSAVVEMVDAILKDKKKILPCAVRLAGEYGIRDLFIGVPVKLGRKGVEKVMEIELSADEKAGLQKSAAAVKELCDLLKV